From the genome of Psychroserpens ponticola, one region includes:
- a CDS encoding dihydrofolate reductase, protein MFGKKKTTPGIDQEQLALIKAAEKRIKQKKRLYVHFVLFLIGAVFLILANTLLGIGKDFKIAGLEWFVFAIGFWLILFIYHFITVFITHKFMGKEWEDQQREVLVSKQQKRIEQLKQDYLKEEKEIAKSQAYNETLDSQEISEKKTAELTIIVAAGENNAIGKDNDLIWHLSDDLKRFKSLTNGHHIIMGRKTFESFPKPLPNRIHIVITRQSNYKAPEGVIVVNSLEDAIDASKNDKQPFIIGGGEIYKQSIPLVDKIELTRVHSNFENADTYFPEIDTSQWREVSRTTHDADDKHAHAFSFITYLKK, encoded by the coding sequence ATGTTCGGAAAAAAGAAAACAACTCCAGGTATAGATCAAGAACAATTAGCTTTAATTAAAGCTGCAGAAAAACGCATCAAACAAAAAAAGCGTTTGTATGTTCATTTTGTACTTTTTCTAATTGGAGCTGTCTTTTTGATTTTAGCAAACACCTTGTTAGGTATTGGTAAAGATTTTAAAATAGCTGGACTTGAATGGTTTGTATTTGCTATTGGTTTTTGGCTAATCTTATTTATATACCACTTTATTACTGTTTTCATTACCCATAAATTTATGGGTAAAGAGTGGGAAGATCAACAACGTGAAGTGCTAGTATCAAAGCAACAAAAACGTATTGAACAACTTAAACAAGACTACTTAAAAGAAGAAAAAGAAATTGCTAAATCACAAGCCTATAATGAAACTCTTGATAGCCAAGAAATTTCAGAAAAAAAAACGGCTGAGCTGACTATAATAGTTGCTGCAGGTGAGAACAATGCAATTGGTAAAGACAATGATTTGATTTGGCATTTAAGTGATGATCTAAAACGATTTAAATCACTAACTAATGGTCATCATATCATTATGGGACGAAAGACTTTTGAAAGTTTCCCAAAACCATTACCAAACAGAATTCATATTGTTATTACAAGACAAAGTAATTATAAAGCTCCAGAAGGTGTTATAGTCGTGAATAGTTTAGAAGATGCAATTGATGCTTCTAAAAATGACAAACAACCTTTTATTATTGGTGGTGGTGAAATCTATAAACAATCAATCCCTTTAGTAGATAAAATTGAATTAACTCGTGTGCATTCTAACTTTGAAAATGCCGATACTTATTTCCCTGAAATTGATACTTCACAATGGAGAGAAGTAAGTAGAACTACTCATGATGCAGATGATAAACATGCCCATGCATTTTCTTTTATTACGTATTTGAAAAAATAA
- a CDS encoding isoamylase early set domain-containing protein gives MAITKQYLKSKPVCKVTFTVPAEEAKKVAVVGTFNEWNTKKAVQLKKLKNGNFKGTVDLEKDNSYEFRYLVDGAYTNDDQADAYAWNDYASAENGVLNV, from the coding sequence ATGGCAATTACAAAACAATACTTAAAAAGCAAACCAGTTTGTAAAGTAACTTTTACTGTACCTGCTGAAGAAGCGAAAAAGGTAGCAGTTGTAGGAACTTTTAACGAGTGGAACACTAAAAAAGCAGTTCAACTTAAGAAATTAAAAAACGGAAACTTTAAAGGGACTGTAGATTTAGAAAAAGATAACTCATATGAGTTTAGATATCTAGTTGATGGTGCTTATACCAACGATGACCAGGCAGATGCTTACGCATGGAATGATTATGCTTCAGCAGAAAATGGTGTTTTAAATGTATAG